In one window of Palaemon carinicauda isolate YSFRI2023 chromosome 2, ASM3689809v2, whole genome shotgun sequence DNA:
- the LOC137619488 gene encoding uncharacterized protein — MLLVRHYHGKVRHQGRHFTDGAVRSAGLWIVGGKRLISSFIHKCVTCRKLRGKTECQIMSDLPEDRLEPSPPFTNVGVDAFGPWTIVSRRTRGGYANSKRWAILFSCLVTRAVHIELIEEMSSSAFINAVRRFISLRGQVKIFRSDRGTNFIGAVDKLRIDSINVEDGPFRKFLYNSGTTWIFNPPHSSHMGGVWERMIGITRRILDSMLLNHTGKSLTHDVLNTFLTEVSAIINSRPLVPVSTDPENPLILTPTMLLTQKTDYIFTSDQLGDFNERDLHLVEWKRVQALASIFWSRWRKEYLPLLQQRQKWVEHRRDLVKGDVVLLKDKNLCRTQWPMGVIMNPLKSSDDHVRKAEVRTIVNGKPTIYTRQIVDMILLLENCL; from the coding sequence ATGCTGTTAGTCAGACACTACCACGGTAAAGTCAGACATCAGGGCAGACACTTCACTGATGGAGCAGTTAGATCCGCTGGACTCTGGATTGTTGGAGGGAAACGCTTGATTTCATCATTCATTCACAAGTGTGTGACATGTCGTAAGCTAAGAGGAAAGACAGAGTGTCAAATCATGTCTGATTTACCAGAGGATCGTCTTGAGCCATCACCTCCATTTACAAATGTAGGAGTAGATGCCTTTGGACCATGGACAATAGTTTCACGTAGAACTCGCGGTGGATATGCTAACTCCAAGCGTTGGGCTATACTTTTTTCTTGCCTTGTAACCAGAGCTGTTCATATCGAGCTTATTGAAGAAATGAGCTCCTCGGCTTTTATTAACGCCGTCAGACGATTTATATCTCTAAGAGGTCAAGTGAAAATATTCCGGTCCGACCGTGGAACTAATTTTATTGGTGCAGTCGACAAGCTGAGAATAGACTCTATTAACGTCGAGGATGGACCTTTCAGGAAATTCTTGTACAATTCAGGAACTACTTGGATCTTTAATCCACCCCATtcctctcacatgggaggagtaTGGGAAAGGATGATTGGCATCACCAGGAGGATACTAGACTCCATGTTGTTAAACCATACCGGAAAAAGCCTAACACATGATGTACTAAACACGTTCCTGACAGAAGTGTCGGCGATAATTAACTCCAGGCCTCTAGTACCTGTGTCAACAGACCCAGAAAACCCATTAATCCTAACACCAACTATGTTATTAACTCAGAAGACAGATTATATCTTCACATCGGATCAATTAGGAGACTTCAATGAAAGAGACTTGCATCTTGTAGAGTGGAAACGTGTGCAAGCTTTAGCCAGTATCTTTTGGTCTCGTTGGAGAAAGGAGTATTTACCGTTATTACAGCAACGTCAGAAATGGGTTGAGCATCGCCGAGATCTCGTCAAAGGAGATGTGGTCCTACTCAAGGACAAAAACTTATGTCGTACCCAATGGCCAATGGGTGTAATAATGAATCCTCTGAAAAGTTCCGACGATCATGTCCGGAAAGCTGAAGTGCGTACCATCGTCAACGGTAAACCGACCATCTACACACGTCAAATCGTGGATATGATTCTTCTTTTAGAGAACTGTCTATAA